The genomic stretch gggggTGGGCCAGGAGGAGTTTGTGGGAGTGGGTCACGTGGGCCAGAGCTGCCAGAGTCATCGTGGATGGGCACAGTGATGAGATTGCTGTGCTTGCGTGTGGTCACAGTGGCTATGCGGAAGGTCTCTGGGGGAAGGCCTCGAGATGAGGGCCCCAGGTCAGATGGAGAGGGCGAGGCTGGGAGCGGTTGGCCATATGGTTCGTGGCCCTGAAGTGGTGGCGGGATCAGAGGGTGGGCCTTGGACAGGTGAGGTGGCGGTGGCAACCGGAAGCGGTCTGGTGGGTCCGAGGTCGGAGTAGGTTCAGGTCTGGAGCCTCCAGGCTTGCCCGACCTCATGTGGCGGTGGTTAATGTGGGCCTGCAGGTCCCGCTGAGAGAGGTAGGTGCGCTTGCAGCCCTGCACAATGCTGCACATGTAGAGGGAGCCGCGCTGGCACTGTTCAATGCGTTGGACCGGGTCTGTGCAGCTGTATAGGGACAAACTGAACTTAGAATTTAGTACAGGAAGTGGAGCCAGTGCACAAATCACACAGTATACACTCTAACTTAAATGAAAACTTGGACTAAAAGATGAAATAAGCAGGTTTTATGGAATGTCTTCAAATATAAAGTCAAAATTAAGTTTAAAAAGACAACATGGAATACTTATTATGACCGTATAAATGCTAATCATCATGTtactcaacaaaaaaaaaaaacaataaaacaactgCAGTATTTACAAGTAAAACAATCTAACAAGTGAGGAGTTATCACGACTCCTCACTTCCATAAACTGGGAATAGCAGCATGCAACAACGCATTTCaagtcgagaggaagaaaaaaaaaaaaaaaaaaaaaaaaacttacccTGGGCACATCTTATCATTTTTCTTCTCATAAAGCACCGCACAGTCATAGCAGAACACATGTTTACAAGGaatctgtttaaagacagtagAAAAAGGGCATAAATGCAAATCAATAACACAAAGCACACAAGCTGTTCAacgtgcaacacacacacacacacacacacacgtctcagTAAACATACAATTCTTTTTCTTACCATTCGGCCATATATCTTGATGGGCAGTCCACACTTGTCACAGAAATGAACTGGAGTGTCATCTTTCTCTCCAACCAAATTGAGCTAAGggacaaaaaaaatattgaaaggACGTATTTAGAGCACAGATCTTGCACAGTCCTGATAAAACATCACAAGTTGGTTACCTTATAGTCCCAGAATAAAGGATGTGGGAATCTCCTCTGGCTCCCATAAGCATCTCCAGATTTGCATTCAAATCTTTCCTCCTGTTTACAGCTAAAAgactctaaaaaaaaacagaggacACAGTTTTAAAAGGAGGCCTGCGAAACATTGCCAGCAAACCTAAAATCTGTTAGCAGAAAAGATAAGTGAGCCCTGGGGTTTCAAAGAAGCAGACATGCTGCACAAGATaacagataaacacagtttagGAACTTATTTTTTCTCTATATATCTCTACCTTCATCACTTTGTCCATTGGATGGCCCCCTGGTGATAGGCCGCTGTGGCCGGGCAGTAGGCTTGCTTCTTATATTCTGCTTGGACAGTAACTTGATGGGAATTCGCCGACGAACATCTGGACCTCCGAGAATCCCTGAACCATCAGTTCCCTGAAGATCATTGTCTATTACACACAAAAAGCTCTCATCACTAGAGAAACAAGACATTACATTGTTTGTAATATGACAGCATTTTTGCCATCAGAGGATGGGCTATAACACACATAAAGAAGCAGATTTAATAATAATCCTGTAAACCCACGAAGACCAGCATGCCGGCCCACACTTTTGTACTTTACATGGCAGTTTCATAGTAGctactaaattaataaataaaagcctTTAAATTGCTAATAACAGCATAACAAGGGGTTCTAGGGGTTAGACGTTCACACAGTGGACAAAACTGCAAGTCACAGATATCTAAGGACTCATGAAGACAAAAACTAAAATGAAAAGACCAAGGAAATTGGTTTATTAAAAGCTGAGCATATAAAAAACACCAGCCCTTATGAGAGGATTTAAAGGATGTATCTTTGTTTTATGAAATTGGTTCCTAAATGCATGTAATACACCACTAATCTGGACAGTGCAAACTTTCACCTCTGACTGAGTAAGAGTGGCTCAGCTAAACAAACACTATAGTAAACCACTAAAAACACAAGACAGCCCaggtcctggattttgttcacTCTGGAGGTTAAGGGAACAGTAACTTGGCCATGTAGTGTCAACATCTATTGTAGAACACTAAAGAACTGTAGAGAATATTACACTATGCTAGAAGAGTAAAAACCCTACAGTAGAACACTAAGAACACTATAGGGGAACACTACAACTACACAATCAGAACCCTACAGTAGAACACTAAGAACACTATAGGGGAACACTACAACTACACAATCAGAACCCTACAGTATAACACTTAGAACACTATAGGGGAACACTACAACTACACAATCAGAACCCTACAGTAGAACACTATAGGGGAACCCTACAGTAGAACACTATAGGGGAACCCTACAGTAGAACACTATAGGGGAACCCTACAGTAGAACACTATAGGGGAACACTACAACTAAACAATCAGAACCCTACAGTAGAACACTTAGAACACTATAGGGGAACACTACAACTACACAATCAGAACCCTACAGTAGAACACTAAAAACACTATAGGGGGACACTACAACTAAACAATCAGAACCCTACAGTAGAACGCCAAGAACACTATAGGGGAACCCTACAGTAGAACACTATAGGGGAACCCTACAGTAGAACACTATAGGGGAACCCTACAGTAGAACACTATAGGGGAACCCTACAGTACCGAAGTTCGCTTCACTGTCAGTGAACGGAGCACTGGAAGCTCCTCATCCCTCTCTGTCGCACAGCTAGGCTAGGTTAACGTTAGCTACAAGCAAAACAGCAGATCGCACCAACCAAGGCTCAGCTATCTCTGCTGTAAGTAGGCCCGGCTATTTATCTAATAAGGTCTTTTCAACCCCTCTCTTGAAGTACAGCCTCATCAATAACAGCAGCAGGAGCCTGTtccagttagctagctagcgtccCGGCTAGCAGGAGGAGTGTGGCGCGCTCTGTTCGCCGTGCTTCACTTAGAAAAATAAACAGCCGGGACACAGCACTCACACAAACTACATGCTTATAGGCAAGAGGATCGATCCTCAGGCTAAATAAGGGCAACGAGGTAACTTCAAATCTGCAACAGACGAGcaaatactttattttattctCTTGCTTGTTGCTCACCATTTTGGTCCATGTCTTCTCGCTTTGCATTCTGGGATTCTCGCCTCCAGACTGCACGGGCGGGGCGCAGCTGCACTGTTGTTGCGATCGTGGTTGCGCCGTAATTACGCAATATTCCATCTATATCATCACCCAGTTCTTCAGACGAGAGAACTGAAAGGGTCCTACACCACTAATATACGAGTTATACAAATAAGTGAAATCTATCTTGTGGTGCTGTTTGTATAatgataaatgacaataaaaaaaataaaaataaaaaataaataaataaataataattttaaataataaaataaaggatCCTACAAAGGCAAATAGGCGGATATATGTGATCATCTTGGATTTATGAAATGTTTTCATCTTGTTTGAAAAGTCCTGTCGTTGAAAAGTGATTTTTTTGATGGCTTCATGTTTTATGGTGACTGAACTAAACAATATCATAACATAAAATGGCTGATTTGACTGACaaaatatattttctatattcTACAGTGTAAAAATGATTCACAATAATTCTTATATGTGGTTATAGATGAGCGGTCTCTtggtttttaatgtttataaaTGACTTTAATATGCAATTCTTAAATAATGTATGTCCTACATTTAAACATGTAGTTAAAATTCTATACCTTAAGTACAAATAGATGGGCTATATGCCTTTAAGGGCAAatgcatgtaaatgtgttggttttcaTCACCTCATGAAAACAGTGAACTCCAAATGATGTTTTTGCAGTTTAAGTTCTGTATATGGACTGTATGACTTACTACATTCTGGAAAATATAGGCCTGGTAACGTCTTTCCAAATACAAATAGAAATGTAAGCAGGGGACagattcatttgttttaatagGCTGCTAAcagattattaaaaatgactaaactcttactaaaaaactgaaaatccgTTAAAATAAATATCTGTATTTCAAAAAGCTACGTTTTGCAATTCATATCATACACCACATCACTTGTCCAGATAGATCTGATTTTTATATATCCCACTACAAACTATGATCACATGTACAAGAGCAGGCAAAAGTTGTAGTGAGGTATTTGAGGAGATAATGAGTGGTCTCATGCCTGGCTGGTGGTCTTAGTACTGAAGGCACAGAAGCTGTAGTATTTATCTGCTGGTATTTAATCAATGATGAAGTTTGAGGTTGTAAATAAGATACTGAAAAGAATGGGTAACTGTGCAATACGCTGGTTTTCCACAGTTCTGTGTGACTAAAAGCGGTTGGCCCGGGTTAATCTTGTCTGTGTGGGATACAGCCCTTCATCTCTAGCATCTCTGGCCAGTCTCCATACTTGTTGACCGATTTGTCATTCTTTATGtactgaaagaaagagaaaaacaacagaagCTACGTTACTGAAGCTTCAAAACTAAcaaaactatatgtccaaaaataTTCTGACACCCTTTCTCACCCTTTCTAGTGAACTCAGCTACATGAGCTGATCATGTTATGCCAAATGTCAGGTAGAGCAAGATAAAGCCCCCTTTTGGCTTTGGGCATtggtctgtggagcagtggataaCTGTATTTCCTGAAGTGACTGACCTCTACCCGGTaccttttggatgagttggagtgatgtttgtgatccagaacctgtgatcagtacctgacctcactaatggtctTGTGTCTGAATGCAGCCAAATCAATCAGCattgttccaacatctagtgtgaaGCTTTATTACAAACGTAAAGGCTGTCACTGCAGCAAAGAGGGGGACAGCCCCCCTGTTAATCGCCTTTATTTCAGATTAACAACTGAATAGGCCAGTGTCTACATACTGTTaaacatacaccaatcagccataatattaaaaccaatCAGTACCGatgaggccccacctcacaactaacAGGATTTAAAAGATCGGCCTGGAGGCAGAttccacaggacgccttcagaggtcttgtgtttAGTTCATAACTTTACAGaactgttttggcagcatggtGGATATTAGGCagatataatatcatataatatcaaTATTAGGCAGTTGGTTTTAACATTATGGCTGACCAGTGTATATGTTCCCTTCATTGAAAATATTCATTATATTGTAGAGGAAATCATGGAGACACCATCAGAGGCATTTTGACGTTACCTTCTCCAACGGCTTTAAATTGTTGATCCCTTTTCCTCCCACAAACACCCAGCTATCTCTAAAGGCCAGGTGTGAGATCTGTGAACTGCCAAGCTGACCGATGAGTGTCCTCGCTTCATTGTTAAGCCTGTGGTGCCATTAGAGAAACAAGCCACTCTAATTTATTATAGCCATGATGAGAACAGAAATGCGTGGGGCAGAAACTGGCAATACATTTATTGTGATGGACACAGAGGCTGTCAGAAGTGTTTAGGGGAATACTGTACTTTGTTGCTGGATCATCACAGGATGCTATCAGCACAAGTGAGCCATTTTCAATTGACAACAGATTTTCTATAAGTGGCTTATCATCTgggaaacagaaac from Salminus brasiliensis chromosome 19, fSalBra1.hap2, whole genome shotgun sequence encodes the following:
- the LOC140540875 gene encoding E3 ubiquitin-protein ligase Hakai isoform X2, with product MDQNDNDLQGTDGSGILGGPDVRRRIPIKLLSKQNIRSKPTARPQRPITRGPSNGQSDEESFSCKQEERFECKSGDAYGSQRRFPHPLFWDYKLNLVGEKDDTPVHFCDKCGLPIKIYGRMIPCKHVFCYDCAVLYEKKNDKMCPGLSLYSCTDPVQRIEQCQRGSLYMCSIVQGCKRTYLSQRDLQAHINHRHMRSGKPGGSRPEPTPTSDPPDRFRLPPPPHLSKAHPLIPPPLQGHEPYGQPLPASPSPSDLGPSSRGLPPETFRIATVTTRKHSNLITVPIHDDSGSSGPRDPLPQTPPGPPPHHHPGDYPGQSVVSHPHHIMPPPQQQHYGPPPPPPPPLSHPMQHPSQASAAPHMVYNQAPPMSTAPPPITPPGHLINQMPPFMNHPLQGPLSQHGGPPVSAPPPHHYNPNSMPQDQGTLSPPFSQPGGLSPGMWPAPRVPHPPRMQGPPPQGPHHPEQGRYRPYYQ
- the LOC140540875 gene encoding E3 ubiquitin-protein ligase Hakai isoform X1, with product MDQNDNDLQGTDGSGILGGPDVRRRIPIKLLSKQNIRSKPTARPQRPITRGPSNGQSDEESFSCKQEERFECKSGDAYGSQRRFPHPLFWDYKLNLVGEKDDTPVHFCDKCGLPIKIYGRMIPCKHVFCYDCAVLYEKKNDKMCPGCTDPVQRIEQCQRGSLYMCSIVQGCKRTYLSQRDLQAHINHRHMRSGKPGGSRPEPTPTSDPPDRFRLPPPPHLSKAHPLIPPPLQGHEPYGQPLPASPSPSDLGPSSRGLPPETFRIATVTTRKHSNLITVPIHDDSGSSGPRDPLPQTPPGPPPHHHPGDYPGQSVVSHPHHIMPPPQQQHYGPPPPPPPPLSHPMQHPSQASAAPHMVYNQAPPMSTAPPPITPPGHLINQMPPFMNHPLQGPLSQHGGPPVSAPPPHHYNPNSMPQDQGTLSPPFSQPGGLSPGMWPAPRVPHPPRMQGPPPQGPHHPEQGRYRPYYQ